ATGTATCAGATGGATATTTCTCTGTTGGTTCAATCGGAGCCATTGGAGCAGCAAAGTCAAACCCGGATGTTTTATACGTCGGGACAGGTTCAGCCTGTATCCGCAGTAATGTTTCTACAGGACGAGGAGTTTATAAATCTGAAGATGGCGCAAAAACATGGTCATTTATCGGGTTGCCTGAAGCCGGTCAAATTGGCAAGTTAGTAATTGATCCAAATGATCCAAATTTAGTTTATATAGCTGCATTAGGTCATGCTTTCGGACCTAATCCGGAAAGAGGCATTTATCGCTCGAAAGATGGAGGGACAAATTGGGAACGGGTGTTGTTCATTTCGGATAGCACCGGCGCTGTGGATTTATCTATGAATCCAAGTAACCCTCTGGAAATCTATGCTGTAATGTGGCGTGCCGAACGGAAACCCTGGACCATTATCAGCGGCGCTTTAGAAGGCGGACTTTACAAAACGACTAATGGTGGAGACACATGGCTAAAACTTACAACCGGATTGCCAGGTGGATTAATCGGAAAAATTGCCGTTTCCGTCTCACCTGCAAATCCACAAAGAGTTTATGTATTGGTTGAAGCGCCTGATGATGAAGGCGGACTATATCGTTCGGATGATGCCGGTTTGAGTTTCCAGTTTATTAATCCCCAAAAAAGTCTGACATACCGTCCTTTTTATTATACGCATATTACTGCAGATCCCAATGATGAAAATACCGTTTACATTAACAATGAAGGATTCTTCAAATCAGTCGATGGCGGCAGGACGTTTGACCGCATTCGTACGCCCCATGGAGACAACCACGATATGTGGATTCACCCTGAAGATTCTAATTTTCTTTTCCAGGCTAATGATGGCGGTGTGAATGTTAGTTTCGATGGAGGGAAAACATGGTCTGAGCAATATAACCAGGCTACGGCAGAACTGTACCATGTTGTTGTGGATAACCAGTTCCCGTATTGGGTTTATGGCGAACAGCAGGACAATAGTACGATCATGGTACCAAGCATTCCACCAACCTCAAACCGGCCAATCTCACCGAAACAGTTCTGGCGTGCAGTTGCTGGTTGTGAGACCGGCCCGATAGCTATTCATCCGTTGGATCCAAACATCGTTTATGGTGGCTGCAAAGGGCGATTCAGTCGTTATAATCACGCGACTGGACAAGAAATGCAATACTGGGTCTATCCACATTTTAACTATGGTCATGCTGCCAGTGAAATGCCGTATCGGTTTCAACGGACTTCACCCATTGAACTTTCGCCCCATAATCCCCAGGTGATTTATCATACTTCGCAATATGTTCACAAAACCAAGGATGAAGGTCGAACCTGGGAGACCATCAGCCCCGATCTTACTGCCAATGATCCCACTAAACAAGTTTTTTCCGGAGGGCCTATCACACGTGATATTACCGGTGAGGAAATTTACAGCACGATATATGCTTTCAGAGAATCGCTATTCGAGGAAGGCGTGCTCTGGGTGGGTTCGAATGATGGTTTATTTCACATATCCCGTGATGGAGGAAAAAACTGGAAAAATATTACGCCCAAGGGTCTTCTCCCAGGCGGCAGGGTTCAAACCATCGATCCATCCCCTCATGAACCGGGAAGGGCTTTAGCTGCTGTTTATCGTTATATGTTAGATGACTGGTCTCCATACATCTTTCTTACCAACAACTATGGGGAAGATTGGCAACTGTTAACTGATGGTACAAATGGAATTCCCTCAAATGAGCCAACTCGTGTTGTGCGAGAAGATCCAAATCGGAAGGGTTTACTGTATGTCGGCACTGAGTTCGGCATGTTTGTGTCATTTGATGATGGCGAGCACTGGCAGTCGTTTCAGCTCAACCTTCCAGCCACACCCATTACCGATATCAAAGTTCACCATAAAGACCTTGTGCTTTCAACCATGGGCAGATCGTTTTGGATTATGGATAATTTGAGCACACTGCATCAAATTGATAACAAAATAGCCGAAGCCAAAGCATTCCTTTTTAAACCACGAGATGCGTATCGAACCCGATGGTCGAATAGAAGGGCAGGAGATGACGGAGCGTCTCCTGAATATCCTCCGAACGGCGCCATGATTGATTACTATCTGGCCGAAAAGGCAAGTGAAGGAATCATACTTGAAGTCCTGGATACTAATAACAATATCATACAAACCTATTCAAGTCCGGTTGAAACAGCCACTGGAACGGATTCGGGTGAAGTTGAAATGTCAACAAATATAAGATTTGGCGGAAGATCAACCAAGCTCACCAATAAACCGGGTATGCATCGCTTTGTCTGGAACCTTCGTTATACTGGCCCGGTTTCGTTACAGAGAAATCAATTTGGTGGCCAGGGACCATTTGCAGTCCCCGGTAGTTACCGAGTTCGATTGCGAGTGGGGGATTGGAGTCAAGAACAGAATTTAATAGTCATGATAGATCCGAGAGTGGCAAAAGACAATGTTACCATTGCTGATCTGCAGGAGCAGTTTGATTTGAATATTCGCATCCGAGATAGCATTTCTCAAACGAATAACGGTGTGATTCAAATCCGTTCTGTTAGAAGCCAGCTGGACAGCATAAAAAGTAGTTCTCAAGAAGACAGCCGGTTGGCCGCTAAGTTGGGTGCAACTGCTGACAGGCTAACGGCAATTGAAGAAGAGCTGGTACAAACAAAAGAAGGTAAGGTTGGCGCCCAGCTCAAACCAAAGCTGTATAGACAATTAACCTATCTAAATGGCATGACAACACGTGCGGACCAAAAGCTCGGAAAAGATGCTTTCTTGCGGTTTGATGACATCGAAAAAATTTTAAAAGGACATTTATCAGAATTACAAAAAATCCTGAATGAAGATGTTGCAGAGCTTAATAAACTTTTAAAGAATTCCGGCAAAGAGATAATTGATGTGGATGGGGATTAAATAATTGCGAACAAAGAACATTCTGAGCGGAGTCGAAGCATGTTGTCTATATATATATAACCCACCCTTACGACTCAGCTCAGGTGGTTATGAAATATAATGAACAATCATTGTTAGATAATCATGATGATTAAAAGTTAAGAATCCAAATGTAGTGTGAAAACGATATCAGCCACTGATTAACACAGCGCGGCCTTGGGCCATAACCAAATTATTTAGCCATGGATTTTCACTGATGGACACGGATAAAATCCGTTTAGAAAAAAAAATTATATCATACCATTCAATTTGAAGTTTGTGGAAATGTTTTAAGTTGAAAAAGTGAAATTTAAAGTTCCATTTATGAGTCTACTCTAAAAACCGATTCAATCGCTTTTCTAAAAAAAATTGATACATGAAAACAAATACTTCTGAGAGCGATGGAATCGGTATCCCTCCTTTTTAGAATGAACTCATTTATTAAATCCGTGTTTTATCCGTGCGAATCCGTGGCTATATTATTGTTTTTATTTTAAAGCCGTGTTGTTTGTTGATCGTTGTGTATGATCTTGGCCAACCAAAACTTTGCTAAAAAACACAATGTTATCGCCTTGTAGTACAGACTTAATACTGATCAAAAAAAGACGATATTTATTCGATTATATTGTGTTAGGTCATTCATTTCAATTTTTCATAATTACTCCAAAAGTTTATTAGCCTGACCCATTCATAAACCTTATAATTGGTATCCAAGAAAAGATCATTTCACCCTATTTTCATGCTTAACTTTCTGCTTTTTCATATGTATGTAAATAGATCCCGTCGCGCGACGGGATGACATAATTGGAAGTTTTAAGCTCAAAAACATGATTCATGAATTATCCAGGTTAGGACATTTCGTTGAACACCCGGGAAAAAACTTAAAAAAATGTCAGAATAAATTTAATGAATTGCATTCCTCAAATAAGATATTACATTAAAACTCGTAAGATCAATAGACCTCGTCTAATTTAATGGTTGATGAGAGCGTATGAATAATCGGCATTTTCAATTGATCATCCTTATTGCTTCATTTTATTCCATTCTAACTTACCCTCTGACAGTAAGTGGGCAAAAATTACCGAGAACATGGAAAGCAAACTACCTGGAAAATATATTTGTTGATGAGGAAGATATTTCAATCGCAACAAATAGGTTTATGCAAGCAGTTCCAAGTTTGTTTGAGCAATCCCAGCACAATAGACGCATTTTAAATCGTTTGTTTATAGACATAATCGATATTCTAAATGAAAGCGAATATCAATTGTGGTGGCAATTATCCGGTAATTTGGAAAAAATGCAATTCATTTCTTCTTTTTGGAGACGGCGCGATCCAACCAGATCGACTCTATCCAATGAGCGACTTTTCGAACATTACCAGCGATTATTGATTGCGCGCAAAAGTTATGGTAATTCTTCAGATCGAACTTATGATCATCGCGGTAGTATTTTTGTCCGTTATGGCGAAGCGGATGAATTATTTAATGAAACCCAAATGGCAACAAGTAGTGCCCGTACACAATCGCAAATATTTGATACTGGATTCCGGCCTTCGGTAGAAACCTGGTTTTATTATTCTTTTAAACCAGCTGTAGCATTTGACTTTTTTGAAGATGTAAATGGGTATATCCTTATTAACCAAATTGATTTTGGTTTACAAACACTTACAGATGAAGACGGAAAGATCAACAAACAAAGAGCATATGTTGAAATTGTTAAAAGGCGGAAGTTACTTTCACCATCTTACCAGGCGGCTGATTTTGAGTTTAGGACTTTGAAAAGGTTTGGAAATTGGTCACAAGATGATGGTTTTAGACAAATGGGTTTCTTGATTGGCGTGGAATCGTTTAAGAATAAAAAGAAGAGAGAGGAGTTAAAACACGTCGTTAGCCGAATCTTATCGGATTTACCTTTTGTGCAACATATTTCTTACTTTGAAAATGATAATAACACGGGAACTTATGTAGTCACTTATGGGCTAGAACAAAAAGCTATTGAATCCTATCTTGAGTTACCCAATCAAAATGTGTTAATGAGCACTTTGGTGATAAATTCAAAAAAAATTAATGTTGCAAAACAAAATTCTGTTGTTCCCATCAAATTTTCAGATTTAATATCTGAGAGTACTTATGGAACTTTCGACTTTGAGTTGAGCAAAGGTGACTATTATTTTCTTTCAGAGGCAATTAACAACCCAACCCATCAGCATGGTCAACAAGAATTTATTTTTAATAAGAATAAGAGAGATCAAGGACTTGCAATCAGTTCTGTCCTGCTAGCAGAAAATATTCTTCCGGAGGCGGATTCAATGTCTATCCCAACTTACAAACGTATTATCCGTTCGTCCCTGGCAATTGAGCCGACACCCTTTAGAAAGTTTTCATTAACCGACCCGATATTTGTTTATTTTGAAATTTATGGCCTCAAGAAAGACGGCTCAGGTTCTACTGATTTTCAGATTGAATACAAAGTAAAGGAGGCTAAAAAAGGAGGAATAACAGGTTTCTTCAAAAAAGGTGGTAAAAGTACTACAATCTCGAACCGGCAATCTGGCTCTACTTCAACAGATATATCATATTCACAACTCGACCTTGGGAAGATTGGGAAAGGAAATTTCGAATTAACCGTTCATGTTCGGGATATGGTGGCAGGGAAATCTAAGGATGCTAAAATATCATTCAGCCTGGAGTAAAGATAAAGGCTTAGAATTTATTTATTTTTTGCACAAAGACTTTTTTGAGGTGCGGATATAAAGGTATGTAAACCATGAAAAATAACTTATATCAATTTCTACAGTGGTTGTTAATAGTTCTCATAACACTTCTTATCATTGCTGTCTTTGCTAACTATACAATTGGGTTCTTTACTCAAATAAATAAATTTTTTCTTCTTGTAATGCTTGTACCAATCCTAAAAAAAATAATATCTAATAAGAAACTTCAACAAGTACTAAATAACGATTAAATTGCCCTCTGTCTGTCCCTCGCGCCATTTTCTAATGGCTTCTCACCCCTTGGTTATGAGGCTGGGCAGAGGCAGGTAATTTAAAGGGAAAATAAGTATGGCATCCAAAAATGTTTCATAATAATGCCCATCACCACCCCCTAATCATCCTACACATCAAACTACTGCTATTCCACCAACCGATTATATTTTTTCAGAGCTTCTTTCAAGCGATCTTGGGGTAATGCATAAACCGTATTTCCATTGATACCGGTCATAGTTTCTGCTGCGACCAGGCAATTTAAAATGGCTTCTTCCACTGCTTGAATAGTGGCTTCGAACAACGATGATATTCGATCGTTCGGTAACATTTTTAGATCTTGAACCTCCCTGCGATGCGCCGCGCCTGGATTTGCAGTGGAGAAAGCGATGAAAATATCTCCCGATGTATTACCGCCCTGGCCGCCCACTTTGCCGATTCCTATAGGTACCCGGCGAGCTAATCGCTTTAATTGATGCGGCAGTAATGGCGCGTCCGTAGCGACAACGACAATGATCGATCCGGTCTCCCGGGGCCATGTAAATTCGCCGCGTAAATCGCTAATCTCTTTGCCAACCGGAACGCCGGCAACCGTAAAAGTATTTCTGCCGCCATGATTTGCCTGTACCAAAACCCCGACAGTATACCCGCCTTGCCGTTGCGATAAAACCCTCGAAGCTGTTCCTATTCCCCCCTTAAAACCATGGCAAACCATACCCGTGCCGCCGCCGACATTGCCTTCAGCAACCGGGCCGCTCTTGGTATTATTTAAAGCGGTGAACACATGTTCGGCCTTTACATGAAAACCATTGATATCGTTTAAGCCACCATCGTAGGTTTCTGCGACAACCGGTAATGCCCAAAAGATATCGGAGAATATTGGGTCGCTTATTTTATTTTTATGCTGCCAGCTAATCACGGCATCCCGGACCACACCGACGCTATGAGTATTGGTAATCATGATCGGTCCTTCTAAAAAACCCGACTCTTCCACCCAGGTGGTACCGGTCATTTCGCCATTACCATTGAGAGAGTACCAACCAGCAAATACCGGATCCCACTTTTTACCGCGGGGCAGGATGGCCGTTACCCCGGTTCTGACCGGCCCTTTACCAACAATTAGTTTGCCTTCACCTGAAATCAACGTGACATGCCCGACTTCAATTCCTGCAACATCTGTTATTGCATTGAGTTTGCCCGGATTGCCATCTAACGGAATACCCAGGTCTCTTGCCCTGGGTTTATCACTTCCAAAAACACAAGTCGCTGTCAGAATGCAGAGTAAAACGAAACCGAATATCAAATGTGAGAATCTATTTGTATACTCTTTTTGAATGACTATCATATGCAGCACCTCAATTAAATTATTTTTTTCATCTTTTGATCAAGCTTTTGTGTAAGCAAGAAGTATTTCAACCAGGTCATCTAGTTCTTTTTTCGTATCAAAAACGTTTGGTGAAATGCGTAAGGTATTCAAGCCTTGCGAGGAAAACGGCCTGACAATGATGCCGTGGTTTTTAAACAGTTCTTGAGATAGTTCTGAACTTTTCTTATTGATAACTTCTACAGCATAAATGGATGACGATAATTCCCAGTTTCTTGGAGAGCGCCATTGCAACTGGGGATGATTATCAATGACTTCTACAAAGTATTCCCAAAGCTTTTCGTAGTGCTTCAATTTAGCTTTCATCCCCAATTTTTGTTGGAAATCTATAGCATCCCCAAGAGCAAGAACTTCGGCAAGATTTCTGGTGCCGTAGTCTTCAAAAATACGCACGGTTCCTTTCCAGCGATTTTGTCCCCAGGTCACCCACATCGGTTTTACATGTAGTTGTTGCTCCTTTTTCATAAAAAGCATACCGGTGCCCTTTGGAGATTGTACCCACTTATGAGGACTGCAAGCGTAAAAATCAACATCCATATCCCGCATATCTGTCTGGACCATCCCGACAGCTTGAGCGCCATCTACAGCGATAAACTCCACACCTTTGCTTCGAGCCAGTTCAGTCAACTCTCGTACCGGATGGTTTAACCCGACAATATTGTCTATGTGTGGGAAAACCAGCACCCTGGTTCGATTTGTGATGTTGCGGTCGTATAAATCGAGGACATCTTGTTTAGATAGTTCTGATGAAGACGTAACAGGGAAATCGAATTTATTAACCTGAAATCCTTTATCCTTGGCCTGGTGAAACCAGCAAACACTTGCGCCTGCATGGTTCATTGAACTGAAAACAACCTCGTCGCCCTTGCCTAGTGGAAGACCATTTGCTAATATATTAAATCCCTCGGTAGTGTTATGGGTTAAGGCCACTTCACCGGGCGAGCAATTCAGAATTTGAGCAGCTTTTTTTCGGGTCTCCTCGCGCGATTCTTCCCAGGCGCCGCCCCACATATACAGCCAGGGATTGGATTCGCAAAGTTCCAAGTATTTTTGACGGGCTTTTTGTACTGCGCTTGGAATCGTGCCTATGGATGCATGATTAAAATATTGTACATCAGGACTCAATTGATAGGCTGAACGAAGATGGGTAAAGTCTCCGTTAATTTTTGAATTAAAATTGTCAAGGTCAGCTGCAAATGTTTGCTTTATTTGTGACATTTGATTTGTAATTAAAATTCCAGCAGCCCCGATCGAACTTCCTTTTAAAAAATTTCTGCGGTTCATTATAACTCCCGTTAACTATTTACTCGGTTTCTTGGTCTATTATTTCCTTTAGCAGTTTGATATGTGCAGGTCTCGTTCCACAACATCCTCCCACTACTGTTGCACCTGAATCCAGCCATTTCATAACATGTTCGCTATATTGCATTGGATTTAGATCATAACGTAATGGTATAAATCCATCAGTTTCTTTATCCCCATTAAGCTTCCAATCCTGGGCAATGGGTTTAAAAATATTTGCATAACCGCCGCACCACCTGGTATCCAAAGATGCTAAATGAGGAATAGCGGATGTTATACTCTCAGGCGAAGAACAATTCACCAGGAACCCGCAGACCGGAAGGTCTTGCAACGTTTCTGCAGCTTCTAAAATTGTCTCACCACTGCGTAAATTGCCGGACCTGTCTTCATGCAGAGTCCAGGATACCCAAACAGGTTTTCCGGTACTGCATGCAGCTTCTGCTGAAGCTCGAGCTTCCGTAGCTGAGGAGATGGTTTCACATAAAAATAAATCCACATAAGGGGCCATTAATTCTGCCTGTTCCTGATAAACAGGTGTTATTTTGTCCGGATCGCCAACTAGATCAGGTCGAAAACTTCCTCGCAATGGCGCCAAAGAACCTGCTATCAAAACTTGTTGTCCGGTTGATGTCCTGGCTTGTCGTGCCAATTTGCAGGCTAATTGAATCAATTCCTCAAACAAAGATTCAATTCCAATTTCAGCTAAATCTGCACGTTTGACCCCATAGGTATTGGTAGTTATGATATCGGCCCCGGCAAAAATGTAATCGATGTGGATCTGGCGAACCACCTCCGGTGCCACCAGCAAAGCATTGGCAGACCAGATAGTTTTTGGTACTTCTACGCCACGAAATCTAAGCTCACGTCCAACACCGCCATCAAGCAATATGGTACGATTGGGAAGAAATGGTTGTGGTATAGATTTGTTCATTTCCTATTTTCAACCTTTAAAAACAACAGAAAAGATTTGATTCGTTCAGATAGTTAAATTGAGCTTATTCAATTTTACGAAATATTTAATACAAAAATCAAGTTGAAAATTAAAAAAATGGATTTTTTTTCGGCTATTTACTTTGCAGATGAAATTGGGAAACTTACTCCAGCATACCAATTTCTACCAGGCGCCGGCTCAAAAAACCGATTTCCGAAGGCATTGGGTACGATGGAGTCATTATATTTATTATCGAATATATTGTTGATCCCTAATAATAAATGAACTGAAAAATCGTGTAATTTCCGTTGAAGCCCAAAGTGAGTATCAACTAAAAAATAAGATGAATTTATAAAAGATTGCCTTGATAAATCGCTGCCAACAGGTGGTCCATTCAAATCATTAGCAAAGAAATTGTCATTCCATTTAAAATTGATTGCTGAGTAAAATCCTGAATCGTGTTCATAATTGAATCCGGCAAAAAATCGATGTGGCGGGATGCCTGGAACCTTGTTGTCAGACAATTGTAAATTATCAGGAGAAGATTCTACAACAAAGTCTTTAAAAATAAAGTTCATGTATGAATAGGATAAAATGATTTTAGTCCCGGTGATTGGCGTCCAGGTAGATTTTAATTCAAATCCTTTATTGGTTGCTTTACCGGCATTCCGAAAGAAAATTTCTTCACTGGCAGGATCTTGAACCTGGAACGGAATGAGCATATTGGTAATTTGTAGAGCGTATAATGCCAGATCGTAGTTGATTTTGTGGTCAGCCCAAACTCCTTTTAGTCCAACTTCAAGGCTTTTGATATCTTCCGGCTCCAATGCAGGATTAAATCCACCTGCACCAGATGGTCGATTACTCAATTCCGTAGTTGTTGGAGTTTGAAAAGCGGTTGAATAATTTATGTAAAAACTGGACAAAGGATCAAAGCGGTAGGTGAATCCGATCATTGGACTAATTTGATCCATGTTTCTTTCACCGGAATCATCGACATTGTCCTCTAGAAAATTATCTTTAACTTTGAATTTATAATAATCGTAGCGAGTCCCAATGGTAAAAAATAAATTCTGCCGGAAAACAAATTCTAAATGAATAAAAGGCCCAATACCAAGGACCTCCTCTTTTTGTTCGAGTAACTTGGATCCGAAACGAACCTGGTTAAAAATTTCTTTTTCTTCTAACGATGGATAAAGATTATCAGGCAAACCCAAATTAATAAACTCGGAGCGATCATCGCTTTGGCTTTCAAAATCAGCTCCGCCAGTCAATCTGATAGTGATTCCATTTAGATGCGAGCTCTTGCTGAAGACTCCACGTAACCCACCGGCATGCCTTGAAAGATCGATAATTCTACCCGGGATAAGATTGAAAAGCGATCGTGACAATCCATACATTGTTAGTTCGAATTTTTCCTTTTTTTGGCCATACAACAATGAAACACCACCCTGGATTTGACGAATTTCCTTTCCAGCTCCTTGGTTTTTGACAAATGTTCTTGCTTGCTGAGGAGTTGATTCCGCTGCAGATTTTGATAAGGAACTTGGATTTAACAGGTATGGAGAATCATAATAATTGAAAACTGTTCTAACCCGAAAATGTTTCGATACATTATGATGACCAACGATGTTGACTGAATTCATTTTCGCAGAAGAATGTTCCCGAAAACCATCCAATTTAAGATTGTAAAAATTGACCAGGAAATTATGGCGCTTAAAATTTAAAGAAGATTTTGCCTGTAATTTTTGGTAGCCATAAGAGCCGATAGTGAGTTTGGGTGTGAATAACAATCTTTGTTCAGATGCAAATTCGGTGTGAAAAATGAGCACTCCACCTGAAGCATTTCCATATAGTGCGGAATTGGGTCCGCGTAATACTTCAAGAGACCCAATTGAGCTGATGTCCAGGTTGTTTAATTGTGATTGTCCATCCGGCATGGTCAATGGGATGTCATCCAGAATAATCTTAATCCCACGAACCCCGAATGAAGCACGGCTGCCAATTCCCCTGATGGAAATACGGTCGCCCTGAGATAAATTATTTCGATTATTGACAATGATTCCAGGAACTTCACGCAAAGATTCTTCTAAGGAAAGCTGTAATTTACCACGTTGAATACTTTTTTTGGAGAGAACATCAATTGCATATGGGACTTCATAAATCGGACGTGAAGTACGAACTGCAGTCACTGTTACCGGTTTGAGTTTATATTCAATCTGATCCTTCCTGAGAGAGTCTTGCTGAGTTTGGGCGAGTAATACTGAAATAACAAAGATATTAATTAAGATCGAAATTATTAAAAATGAATACAATCGACGAATTCGGAGAAGTTTGTTCTTAAGCGTTTTAAAAAAATTATTTTTCAAAATTAGTTCAGTTTCCACAGGGTCAAATTTGTTTTGTCTTTAATCAAAATATGATTATCAAATAGTACCGGGTGCGCCCAGGTTTGAGAGTCGGCAACTGTATATTCTCTAATAATATCCAGCTTCTCACGGCTTGGTTTTGCAATGATTAATTTTCCTTCATTTTGTAAACTCAGTAGAAATTCACCAACCCGAATTAAAGCAGCATTTTCACCCACACGACCCTGGCTTTGCCATAACACCTCACCGGATTTTGCATCAACCATTGCATATGATCCTTTACGACGATCTGAAAACAGGACAATAATATCACCGAACAAAACCGGAGAACTCATATAGGTCCAGGTATCTTTGTTCTTCCATACTTCTTCCACCGACCAAGTGTCATTTTTCTTTTCGATTTTCACCCTCATTAATGCTTTCTGCAAGCCGGAAAGGATCAGGTCGTTTTCATAAAAAAGGGGTGTCTGAATATTTTGAAACCATGGCGTTTGAAATGGAATTTGCCATAGCAGCTTACCATTTTCAAATGCAAGTCCTATGATATTTTTTTGAGATAAAGTGATAATTTGCTTTACCCCGGCAATTGTTGCAATAAGTGGAGAGGAGTAACCCGGTCCGTCATTATCCCATTGCCATTTGATGTCGCCGCTTTTTATGTCAATAGCCATTAAGGCGCCTTTTTGACCACCCACATGTGCAATGGCTAAACCGTCATTGACCAGTGGAGACATAGCAGTACCGAAAACAGGCGCCGTTTTACTGAATTGCTCAGTAAACCTTCTTTGCCAGGTCAATGCTCCATTGGTAATATCGAAGCATGAAAGCACTCCATTGATACCAAGGGTAATGATTTTACCCTCTGCAATCACCGGCGTTGATTTTGGTCCTTTACCGTGGCCAAATGCGGCGGGATTCAGCGTGTAAGGCGCCGAATAAGATTTTTGCCAAATGATGGAGGCATCTTTCGGATTGATGCAGAGAAGAACTTCCTCGGTGTTTTGCCGGGTAAAGACAAATATTTTACCATTTGAGTAAATGGGTGAGGAGTGGCCTTCACCAACTTCAATTTGCCAGGCTTGTCGTAATTGCTGGGGCCAATTACTCGGAATTTGAGAAATGGCTGCAACGCCATCTCGATTTGAACCACGCCATTGTGACCAATCCTGGGCAAAAACCGGTTGGAATAAAAGAATGGTTATTCCAACAAAAAATAAAAACTTATGAATTTTCATGTTAATCCTTTTATTGGGTTGATTTTAATATTTTAATCGGAAAAATATTTAAAATCAAGTTAGAATGTAAGAAGTTTAGTTATAATAAGGAACAAATTTCCAGGAAAGAAATTTCTTTTGGATGAAGTATCACGTCGAAATGATCATTCCAAAACACGTATAATCTTTCATTTGATGATTACAAACCTCCCTACTTGTCTATCCCCGTTAATTGTTTCAACGGAAAAAATATATAAACCACTGGAAATTGCGCGGCCGGT
This window of the candidate division KSB1 bacterium genome carries:
- a CDS encoding PQQ-like beta-propeller repeat protein; its protein translation is MKIHKFLFFVGITILLFQPVFAQDWSQWRGSNRDGVAAISQIPSNWPQQLRQAWQIEVGEGHSSPIYSNGKIFVFTRQNTEEVLLCINPKDASIIWQKSYSAPYTLNPAAFGHGKGPKSTPVIAEGKIITLGINGVLSCFDITNGALTWQRRFTEQFSKTAPVFGTAMSPLVNDGLAIAHVGGQKGALMAIDIKSGDIKWQWDNDGPGYSSPLIATIAGVKQIITLSQKNIIGLAFENGKLLWQIPFQTPWFQNIQTPLFYENDLILSGLQKALMRVKIEKKNDTWSVEEVWKNKDTWTYMSSPVLFGDIIVLFSDRRKGSYAMVDAKSGEVLWQSQGRVGENAALIRVGEFLLSLQNEGKLIIAKPSREKLDIIREYTVADSQTWAHPVLFDNHILIKDKTNLTLWKLN